The following coding sequences lie in one Acidobacteriota bacterium genomic window:
- a CDS encoding SET domain-containing protein-lysine N-methyltransferase yields MAQRVTSRKGHTKSTTTKSTTSAPRFEHAPLVIDGSRIKLRSRVAGHIVKLPDDLPLPRIERRRSGVHGWGVFALERIPKNKRIIYYGGQLVPSRESHGREVAYLEKGCIWCFELSTRWAVDAMYGGNVSRFINHACKPNAYSQIVDGIIWIRAGRTIEAGEELTYDYYTGGTAEIACQCRPGCKGQI; encoded by the coding sequence TTGGCTCAGCGCGTCACGTCCCGCAAGGGACACACCAAGTCCACGACCACGAAGTCCACGACCTCGGCACCACGTTTCGAACACGCCCCGCTCGTCATCGACGGCTCACGCATCAAGTTGCGATCCCGCGTGGCCGGCCACATCGTCAAGCTGCCCGACGATCTCCCGTTGCCGCGTATCGAACGTCGCAGGAGCGGCGTACACGGCTGGGGCGTCTTCGCGCTCGAACGCATTCCCAAGAACAAGCGCATCATCTATTACGGTGGACAACTCGTGCCGTCCAGGGAGAGCCACGGCCGCGAGGTGGCGTACCTCGAGAAGGGCTGCATCTGGTGCTTCGAACTCAGCACGCGCTGGGCGGTCGACGCGATGTATGGCGGCAACGTCTCGCGCTTCATCAACCATGCGTGCAAGCCGAACGCGTACAGCCAGATCGTCGACGGCATCATCTGGATCCGCGCGGGCCGCACGATCGAGGCCGGTGAGGAATTGACCTACGACTACTACACGGGCGGCACGGCGGAGATCGCCTGCCAGTGCCGGCCCGGGTGCAAGGGACAGATCTGA
- a CDS encoding alpha/beta fold hydrolase: MQGTDLIGRVVYLHGFASSAQSSKAQYFASRFAEVGIPLVAPDLNAPDFSTLTVTRMLDDVGRVVAQGPPGPVVLMGSSMGGFLAWHAAARLPLLLPQHPVSRIVLLAPAVTFGRNRKEDFGPGVVDEWERAGTRDFFHYGDNVVKPLHYEFYRDALAYPAAAAPVNVPALIFQGMQDDVVKPQGVMEFCQGRPNVSLRLLQDGHQLLAHLDEMWQEIRTFLDC; encoded by the coding sequence GTGCAAGGGACAGATCTGATCGGCCGCGTCGTCTATCTGCACGGGTTCGCCTCCTCGGCGCAGTCGAGCAAGGCGCAGTACTTCGCGAGCCGCTTCGCCGAGGTGGGGATTCCCCTGGTCGCGCCCGACCTCAATGCGCCAGACTTCAGTACGCTCACCGTGACGCGCATGCTGGACGATGTGGGGCGCGTGGTGGCACAGGGACCGCCAGGGCCAGTTGTCCTCATGGGCTCGAGCATGGGCGGGTTCCTGGCGTGGCACGCCGCGGCGCGCCTGCCGCTGTTGCTGCCGCAGCATCCCGTGAGCCGAATCGTCCTGCTGGCGCCAGCGGTCACGTTCGGCCGGAACCGCAAGGAAGATTTCGGACCCGGGGTGGTGGACGAGTGGGAGCGCGCGGGCACGCGCGACTTCTTCCACTACGGCGACAACGTCGTGAAACCGCTCCATTACGAGTTCTACCGCGACGCGCTGGCATACCCGGCGGCGGCTGCGCCGGTGAACGTCCCCGCGCTCATCTTCCAGGGCATGCAGGACGATGTGGTGAAGCCGCAGGGTGTGATGGAGTTCTGCCAGGGCCGGCCGAACGTCTCGCTGCGCCTGCTCCAGGACGGTCACCAACTGCTCGCCCACCTCGACGAGATGTGGCAGGAGATCCGCACCTTCCTCGACTGCTGA